A stretch of the Geovibrio thiophilus genome encodes the following:
- the purH gene encoding bifunctional phosphoribosylaminoimidazolecarboxamide formyltransferase/IMP cyclohydrolase — protein MIVKPERALISVSKKEGVAEFAKELAARGVEIISTGGTAKLLKESGIKITEIGEFTGFPEMLDGRVKTLHPRVHGGILNVRDDAEHQKTMKEHGLKNIDIVAVNLYPFEETVCKAGVSLDEIIENIDIGGPSMVRSAAKNHKFVTIIVDGADYKRVIAEMDASGGTSLETRRDLARKAYGHTALYDSIIAGFFNNLLGVKFPDEYTLPARKKQGMRYGENPHQDSAFYVQPLIKEAGVSTGVQLHGKELSFNNIVDINAAAEIIKDFCGEPVITIIKHTNPCGTATGATLLEAYGRALECDPVSAFGGIVGANREVDKATAEKLAELFLEVIVAPSFSKEAKEILEQKKNLRLIEIGDLSGARDNELDVKKVTGGVLLQDRDLHSFDDIAALPSPSKRKPTEGELKAMAFAWKVAKHVKSNAIIYANEYQSIGVGAGQMSRVDSAKIAAFKAKKPLEGCVMASDAFFPFRDSVDQAAEQGITAIISPGGSIRDEEVIQAADEHGIAMIFTGIRHFKH, from the coding sequence ATGATAGTAAAACCTGAAAGAGCGCTGATCAGCGTTTCAAAGAAAGAGGGCGTTGCCGAATTCGCGAAAGAGCTTGCCGCCAGAGGAGTGGAAATCATCTCCACCGGCGGAACAGCCAAGCTTCTGAAGGAAAGCGGCATCAAAATCACCGAAATAGGCGAATTTACCGGATTTCCCGAAATGCTTGACGGCAGAGTGAAAACCCTTCATCCCAGAGTTCACGGCGGCATTCTCAATGTCCGTGACGATGCGGAACACCAGAAAACCATGAAGGAGCACGGGCTCAAAAACATCGACATAGTAGCCGTAAACCTTTATCCTTTTGAGGAAACTGTCTGTAAAGCAGGCGTGAGCTTAGACGAAATCATCGAAAATATAGACATAGGCGGACCCTCCATGGTGAGAAGCGCCGCTAAAAACCATAAGTTTGTAACAATCATTGTTGACGGTGCGGATTACAAAAGAGTAATCGCCGAAATGGACGCATCCGGCGGCACAAGCCTTGAAACAAGACGTGACCTCGCCAGAAAGGCATACGGACACACAGCTCTGTATGACAGCATAATCGCAGGCTTCTTCAACAATCTTCTGGGCGTTAAGTTTCCCGATGAATATACCCTCCCCGCACGCAAAAAACAGGGGATGCGCTACGGCGAAAACCCTCATCAGGACTCAGCTTTCTATGTTCAGCCTCTCATTAAAGAAGCAGGCGTCTCCACGGGAGTTCAGCTTCACGGAAAAGAGCTTTCCTTCAACAACATAGTTGACATCAACGCCGCTGCGGAAATCATTAAAGACTTCTGCGGAGAACCGGTAATAACTATCATAAAACACACTAACCCCTGCGGCACAGCCACAGGCGCAACCCTTCTTGAGGCCTACGGGCGCGCCCTTGAGTGCGACCCGGTGAGCGCGTTCGGCGGCATAGTCGGCGCTAACAGAGAAGTGGACAAAGCCACTGCGGAAAAACTAGCCGAGCTTTTCCTTGAGGTCATAGTCGCACCCTCCTTCAGCAAAGAGGCAAAAGAGATCCTTGAGCAGAAAAAGAACCTCCGTCTCATAGAGATAGGCGATCTTTCAGGCGCAAGGGACAATGAGCTTGATGTTAAAAAGGTCACCGGCGGCGTTCTTCTTCAGGACAGAGACCTCCACTCTTTTGACGACATAGCCGCTCTCCCTTCACCCTCCAAACGCAAGCCTACGGAAGGCGAGCTTAAGGCAATGGCCTTCGCTTGGAAGGTGGCAAAACATGTTAAATCAAACGCAATCATATACGCCAATGAATACCAGTCCATCGGTGTGGGCGCAGGGCAGATGAGCCGTGTAGACTCAGCAAAAATCGCTGCCTTCAAAGCAAAAAAACCTCTTGAGGGCTGTGTGATGGCAAGCGACGCGTTCTTCCCCTTCCGTGACAGCGTGGATCAGGCGGCGGAACAGGGCATAACAGCCATAATTTCCCCCGGCGGTTCAATCAGGGATGAGGAAGTCATTCAGGCAGCTGACGAACACGGCATAGCGATGATCTTCACCGGTATCCGTCACTTTAAACATTAA
- the lspA gene encoding signal peptidase II, whose amino-acid sequence MKKTLIPLFTVLLFIDQATKIIVKNTFMLHETREVIPGFFNLTYILNPGAAFGFLARMNENYRQLFFVLITLIAIAAVAYLLYKEHSMKLRAFSYTLIIAGAVGNFIDRVYIGKVVDFLDFYVSDYHWPAFNVADSAISVGVCFLMLDLFLHKRSEKK is encoded by the coding sequence ATGAAAAAAACACTTATCCCTCTTTTCACCGTCCTGCTTTTTATCGATCAGGCTACGAAGATCATAGTAAAAAACACATTCATGCTCCATGAAACCCGTGAGGTCATACCCGGATTCTTCAACCTGACTTACATACTGAACCCGGGCGCGGCTTTTGGCTTTCTGGCAAGAATGAACGAGAACTACCGTCAGCTTTTCTTTGTGCTGATTACCCTTATAGCGATAGCCGCCGTGGCTTATCTGCTCTATAAGGAGCACAGCATGAAGTTGAGGGCATTCTCTTACACACTTATTATTGCCGGAGCGGTAGGCAATTTTATAGATAGGGTTTACATCGGAAAAGTGGTGGATTTTCTGGATTTTTATGTATCAGATTACCACTGGCCCGCTTTCAATGTGGCGGACAGTGCTATATCCGTAGGGGTCTGCTTCCTTATGCTTGACCTTTTTCTTCATAAAAGGAGTGAGAAGAAATGA
- the ileS gene encoding isoleucine--tRNA ligase, protein MDYKSTLNLPETGFPMKASLSVREPERIKKWDEENAYSKIMKKRENCEKYILHDGPPYANGHIHIGHALNKILKDFVVKVKSFEGYQTPYIPGWDCHGLPIEHQVDKKLGSKKHELSKSQIRKLCREYATEFINIQREEFKRLGGFGDWDNPYITMDHVYEAKTLEELYRFFNNGGVYKGSKPVYWCTSCVTALAEAEVEYDNHTSHSIYVKFPVRDTDKARLGLGASDKISSVIWTTTPWTLPANLAVCVHPDFVYTLVKITEADNKNLGNEYIIVAEELLEKLLGEFKITAYEKVKTFKGADLEGIKNKHPFYDRDSAIILGDHVTLEAGTGLVHTAPGHGQEDYVVGLKYGLEVLNPVDDYGVFKKDTEIFAGEHINKANPKIVELLDETGVLLSHGKIEHSYPHCWRCKNPVIFRATPQWFISMETNDLRKKALDEIKRVQWVPAWGQNRINAMIEHRPDWCISRQRTWGVPIAVFTCQDCDEVYIPKDVQEKVLSAFREHGADAWFDMEAEEFIGKDAKCPKCGGGRLKKETDILDVWFDSGVSHSAVCEERKELGWPVNMYLEGSDQHRGWFHSTLLESVGTRGRAPYDEILTHGFVVDGKGRKMSKSSGNVVAPNEIINKYGAEVLRLWVSAEDYSEDIRISDDIVSRLVESYRKIRNTARYLLGVISDFNPDTDMVEYDKLPDLDKYALIRWQAVKERIYSAYDRYQFHVFYHTFLNFCINDLSSFYLDIIKDRVYSYKKDSHLRRSAQTVLFTITKEMSTVMAPILSFTADEIWEFIPGWSGKCELVFEELFPKVLNLRDEKLEAKWNRIIEIRKEVNKALELARAEKVIGHSLGAKVIVGLSEADRAIMTADEGIEKIFIVSELELAEISTIEGAYTSEDKTVKVIASASANRKCERCWCQVPTVGANPEHPTICARCAEAIS, encoded by the coding sequence ATGGATTATAAAAGCACGCTGAATCTCCCGGAAACCGGATTTCCCATGAAAGCCAGCCTTTCCGTAAGAGAACCGGAACGCATAAAAAAATGGGACGAAGAGAACGCATATTCCAAAATAATGAAAAAAAGGGAAAACTGCGAGAAATACATCCTTCATGACGGTCCTCCATATGCAAACGGTCACATCCACATCGGACACGCACTGAATAAAATCCTTAAAGATTTTGTGGTCAAGGTAAAATCATTTGAAGGCTACCAAACGCCTTACATCCCCGGGTGGGACTGTCATGGTCTGCCCATTGAGCATCAGGTGGACAAAAAGCTCGGCAGCAAGAAGCATGAGCTCTCAAAGTCACAGATAAGAAAGCTCTGCCGTGAATACGCCACAGAGTTCATCAATATACAGAGAGAAGAGTTCAAGCGCCTCGGCGGTTTCGGCGACTGGGACAATCCTTATATAACAATGGATCACGTCTATGAGGCGAAAACCCTTGAGGAGCTTTACAGATTCTTCAACAACGGCGGTGTTTACAAGGGCTCCAAGCCTGTTTACTGGTGTACAAGCTGCGTTACCGCCCTCGCCGAAGCGGAGGTTGAGTACGACAACCACACGTCACATTCCATATATGTAAAATTCCCAGTCCGTGACACTGATAAGGCAAGGCTCGGGCTCGGAGCATCGGACAAGATTTCCTCCGTTATATGGACAACCACGCCTTGGACACTCCCCGCCAACCTCGCTGTCTGCGTTCACCCCGACTTCGTGTACACACTTGTTAAGATCACTGAGGCAGACAATAAAAACCTCGGCAATGAATACATCATAGTTGCCGAAGAGCTCCTTGAGAAGCTCCTCGGCGAGTTCAAAATAACCGCATACGAAAAAGTGAAAACCTTTAAAGGCGCCGACCTCGAAGGGATAAAAAACAAACATCCCTTCTACGACAGGGATTCAGCAATAATCCTCGGAGACCATGTAACCCTTGAAGCCGGTACGGGTCTGGTTCACACTGCTCCCGGTCACGGTCAGGAAGATTATGTTGTCGGGCTCAAATACGGTCTTGAAGTGCTTAACCCCGTGGACGACTACGGCGTCTTCAAAAAAGACACTGAAATATTCGCCGGAGAGCACATAAACAAAGCCAATCCGAAGATAGTTGAGCTCCTTGATGAGACAGGCGTTCTCCTTTCACACGGAAAAATTGAGCACTCCTACCCCCACTGCTGGAGATGCAAAAATCCCGTGATATTCCGTGCCACTCCCCAGTGGTTCATATCAATGGAAACCAATGATCTGCGCAAAAAGGCGCTGGATGAGATAAAGAGGGTTCAGTGGGTTCCCGCGTGGGGGCAGAACCGAATAAACGCCATGATAGAGCACAGACCGGACTGGTGCATCAGCCGCCAGAGAACATGGGGCGTACCCATAGCTGTCTTCACTTGTCAGGACTGCGATGAGGTATATATACCCAAGGATGTTCAGGAGAAAGTGCTCTCCGCTTTCCGTGAGCACGGAGCGGACGCATGGTTCGATATGGAAGCGGAAGAGTTCATCGGCAAGGATGCCAAATGCCCGAAATGCGGCGGCGGAAGACTGAAAAAAGAGACCGACATTCTTGACGTGTGGTTCGATTCCGGCGTTTCCCACTCCGCAGTATGCGAAGAGAGAAAGGAGCTCGGCTGGCCGGTGAACATGTATCTTGAGGGGAGCGACCAGCACAGAGGCTGGTTCCACAGCACACTCCTTGAGTCCGTGGGCACAAGGGGGAGAGCTCCCTATGACGAGATACTTACCCACGGCTTCGTTGTGGACGGCAAGGGGCGCAAAATGTCCAAGTCCTCCGGCAATGTTGTGGCTCCCAATGAGATAATAAATAAATACGGCGCAGAGGTTCTCCGCCTCTGGGTTTCAGCGGAAGATTATTCGGAAGACATCAGAATATCAGACGACATAGTCAGCCGTCTTGTGGAGTCCTACAGGAAGATCCGCAACACTGCGAGATACCTCCTCGGCGTAATATCCGACTTCAACCCCGACACGGACATGGTGGAATACGATAAACTGCCGGATCTGGACAAATACGCCCTTATCCGCTGGCAGGCAGTGAAGGAGCGCATCTACAGCGCATACGACAGATACCAGTTTCACGTGTTTTACCACACATTCCTGAACTTCTGCATAAACGACCTCAGCTCCTTCTACCTTGATATAATAAAGGACAGGGTATACTCATACAAAAAGGATTCACACCTTCGCAGATCCGCTCAGACAGTGCTTTTCACCATCACAAAGGAAATGAGCACAGTTATGGCGCCGATCCTCTCGTTCACCGCGGATGAAATATGGGAGTTCATACCCGGCTGGAGCGGAAAATGCGAGCTTGTGTTTGAAGAGCTTTTCCCCAAGGTTCTCAACCTCAGAGACGAAAAGCTTGAAGCGAAATGGAACAGAATCATAGAGATAAGAAAAGAAGTCAACAAAGCCCTTGAACTTGCGAGAGCGGAAAAGGTTATAGGGCATTCCCTCGGCGCGAAGGTTATCGTCGGACTCTCAGAAGCCGACAGAGCGATCATGACCGCCGATGAGGGGATAGAGAAGATCTTCATAGTCTCCGAGCTGGAGCTTGCGGAAATAAGCACCATCGAAGGCGCTTACACGTCTGAGGACAAAACGGTGAAGGTAATCGCAAGCGCATCAGCAAACCGGAAATGCGAAAGGTGCTGGTGTCAGGTTCCCACAGTGGGCGCCAACCCCGAGCACCCGACCATATGCGCCAGATGCGCAGAGGCGATAAGCTGA
- a CDS encoding glycosyltransferase family 4 protein, with translation MAHLKRKSLAVDFRMCRASGIGTYIRNIIPFLTDSFDITLLGCEEDIKAFPWADKVKIIEASSKIYSVSEQIELFRKIPDCDVFWSPHYNVPVLPIRAKKRIVTVHDAYHLAAESGIFSPVQRMYAKFVMRRAVSVSDAVLTVSEFSKAEILKYCPSEPAKIKVVFNAVDEKQFSGDKNSDVIKKYSLPEDYILFVGNVKPNKNLITLLKALELMSGVNLVIVGRKDGFITGDSAVAEMVNGSESLKSRVFFTGYADDKDIPSIYASASVFVFPSLYEGFGIPPLEAQACGCPVVSSPAASLREVCGGSVIYCDPMSSEDIAEKVMKVRGSAELRAELIEKGYDNIRRFGWQKSAEQIRDIIKGM, from the coding sequence ATGGCACACTTGAAAAGAAAATCTCTCGCCGTTGATTTCCGCATGTGCAGAGCCTCCGGTATCGGAACATATATCAGAAACATTATTCCCTTTCTTACCGACTCATTCGACATAACCCTCCTCGGCTGTGAGGAGGATATAAAGGCCTTTCCATGGGCGGATAAGGTTAAGATCATCGAAGCTTCATCCAAAATATATTCCGTGAGTGAACAGATCGAGCTCTTCCGGAAAATTCCGGACTGTGATGTTTTCTGGTCGCCTCATTATAATGTGCCTGTTCTGCCGATCAGGGCGAAAAAAAGGATAGTTACGGTGCATGATGCGTACCATCTTGCGGCGGAAAGCGGCATTTTTTCCCCTGTTCAGAGGATGTATGCTAAGTTTGTCATGCGCCGCGCCGTATCTGTGTCTGACGCCGTGCTGACTGTTTCGGAATTTTCAAAAGCTGAAATACTCAAATACTGCCCTTCTGAACCGGCGAAGATAAAGGTGGTTTTCAACGCTGTGGACGAAAAGCAGTTCAGCGGAGATAAAAACAGCGATGTGATAAAAAAATACTCCCTGCCGGAAGACTATATCCTCTTTGTGGGGAACGTGAAGCCGAATAAAAACCTCATTACCCTGTTGAAGGCACTTGAACTCATGAGCGGAGTGAACCTTGTCATAGTAGGCAGGAAGGACGGATTCATCACCGGCGATTCCGCCGTGGCGGAGATGGTGAACGGATCTGAAAGCCTCAAAAGCAGAGTGTTTTTTACTGGTTATGCGGATGATAAGGATATTCCCTCAATATACGCTTCTGCATCGGTTTTTGTTTTTCCATCACTTTATGAAGGCTTTGGCATTCCGCCTCTGGAGGCTCAGGCATGCGGATGTCCGGTTGTGTCTTCTCCTGCGGCAAGCCTGCGGGAGGTATGCGGCGGAAGCGTAATCTATTGTGATCCTATGTCGTCTGAGGATATAGCGGAAAAGGTTATGAAAGTGCGTGGTTCTGCGGAACTCCGTGCAGAGTTAATAGAGAAAGGTTATGATAATATCCGCCGTTTCGGCTGGCAGAAGTCGGCAGAGCAGATAAGGGATATAATAAAGGGGATGTGA
- a CDS encoding DsbA family protein: protein MKKCILAVLLLVSLAACGAQKEAAKPEADVSAVMKENLGKFFSSKNMNDVTYEVEVIEPVEGVEALKFVKLTFKDAERSQEQYVFTDGRYIIPDITEVATGAGIKDKLVFKNTPAANIDLSKLTLAYGSKDAKNYIVEISDFQCPYCRRTHEYLKEKLAGKDVAIYFMHFPLAFHPKAEIYAKVFEAGMAQNANFYDELYSTTPDFDAKTDAEIVDYFAAKTADAAAFKALVSDNATAAKVAEQMKTAQALGVTGTPALYFNGKLVGGFKPPMFDLAIETFK from the coding sequence ATGAAAAAGTGCATTTTGGCCGTTCTTCTGCTTGTTTCTCTCGCAGCATGCGGCGCACAGAAGGAAGCCGCGAAACCCGAAGCGGATGTTTCCGCAGTTATGAAGGAAAACCTCGGTAAGTTTTTTTCCTCAAAAAACATGAACGATGTAACTTACGAAGTTGAGGTTATTGAGCCTGTTGAAGGTGTCGAGGCTCTCAAATTCGTGAAGCTCACGTTCAAAGATGCTGAAAGAAGTCAGGAGCAGTATGTATTTACCGACGGCAGGTACATCATTCCCGATATTACCGAAGTTGCCACTGGCGCAGGAATAAAAGACAAACTTGTCTTCAAAAACACTCCCGCTGCCAACATTGACCTCAGCAAGCTTACACTCGCGTACGGCAGCAAAGACGCTAAAAACTACATAGTCGAAATAAGCGATTTCCAGTGCCCCTATTGCAGAAGAACGCACGAATACCTGAAAGAAAAACTCGCAGGTAAAGACGTTGCCATATACTTCATGCACTTCCCTCTTGCTTTCCACCCGAAAGCGGAGATTTACGCGAAAGTTTTTGAAGCGGGAATGGCGCAGAACGCTAACTTCTACGATGAGCTTTACAGCACCACACCCGATTTTGACGCCAAAACAGATGCAGAGATAGTTGACTATTTCGCGGCGAAAACTGCCGATGCGGCTGCATTTAAAGCTCTTGTGAGCGACAACGCGACAGCGGCGAAGGTTGCCGAGCAGATGAAGACGGCTCAGGCTCTGGGCGTAACCGGAACACCGGCTCTTTACTTTAACGGCAAACTTGTGGGCGGATTTAAACCCCCTATGTTTGACCTTGCCATCGAAACTTTCAAATAG